AATATCTCTACGGTAAAAATGAAGTGGGCGGTACTTCAGTCATTATGTTATCGGGGATTCCGTTTGAGGAAATGGGTTTCCGGATGGACTTGGGAACCACTGCACTACCAGAATTGACATGGACAGTCATGAGCAAGATTCCCAATGTTGTCATGACCGGCGGCATCTTGCTTGGCGGCATTTCTTGGATTATTCACCGTCGGATGCAAATCGATCAGGAAGCGCACAGCCACGATAAAGATCATGGTAATGGAAAAGGGGGTGGGAAATGAACGCAGTCCTCACCGCAGTGCGCCATGAAATCGATGGCATGAATTGGAAGCGGAAAGCGGCTTGGGTCGTTGTCATTTTCTTGCTGCTGCAAGGTCTGTTTTTGACCGGAAAACGGTTCATTTTTGGACTTGGAGCAGTTACGAACCTAACGGATGAATTTCCATGGGGGATGTGGATCAGTTTCGATGTGGTCGGTGGGGTCGCACTTGCCGCCGGTGGATTCACACTCTGCTTTCTTGTATATGTCATTGGTTACCATAAGTTTCACGACATTGTACGTCCGACCGTGCTCACTGCATTTTTGGGGTATGTCTTAGTTGCAGTGGGATTGTTATACGACCTTGGTAAGTACTACAATGTCTGGCACCCGATGATCATGTGGAATCCACATTCGGTGATGTTTGAAGTTGCCTGGTGTGTTATGCTTTACCTAACGGTGCTGTTTCTGGAATTTGTTCCGGTGGTGTTGGAAAAATTCAAGTTAGTGAAACCGCTCAAAACGCTGCAGAAGTTCACGATTCCATTAGTTATTGCCGGGGTGTTGCTCTCGACACTGCATCAATCCTCATTAGGTTCCGTCTTTTTAATCGTTCCTGAAAAGCTGCATCCACTTTGGTACACGCCGATTCTACCGCTGTTGTTCTTTTTGTCTGCAGTGGTGGTGGGACCAGCGATGGTCATCGTCGAGTCGGAGTTGAGCGCCCGGGTATTTCGACGCGGATTGGAACTTAACATACTTAGCGAATTGGCGAAGTATCTGCAGGTAGCGCTATTCGTTTACGTCGGATTAAAAATTCAAGATTTTTTCGTTCGGAAAGTGGTCGATCAAGTTTTCACGATGCACTACGAGAGCCTGTTCATGTTGCTCGAATTGGGGTTGCTTGTCGGGGCAATGGTTATTCTCGCATTTCCAAAAATGCGAACGAACTCGCGCGGGCTGTTCTGGGCTGGTTCCTTGGTTGTTATCGGCATTTTGCTTAACCGGTTCAATGTAAGCTGGATCGGCATGCAGCGAGGTTCCGGTGCTACGTATATGCCTGCCCTGAGTGAAATTGGCGTATCGCTGTTCTTAGTAACTGCGGGAGCATTAGTGTTTTATTTCGTCTGCCGATTCTTCCCGATCTTTCCGGCTATTTCGGAAGAGGACACTGAACGAATCGAATCGCTTAAAAGCCGCAAAGAAAAGCGGCTAAGCGCTCAAGTAGTCAAATAATGCCAGTTGTATCGTAGTTTCGAAATTTGAGG
This window of the bacterium genome carries:
- the hybB gene encoding Ni/Fe-hydrogenase cytochrome b subunit, giving the protein MNAVLTAVRHEIDGMNWKRKAAWVVVIFLLLQGLFLTGKRFIFGLGAVTNLTDEFPWGMWISFDVVGGVALAAGGFTLCFLVYVIGYHKFHDIVRPTVLTAFLGYVLVAVGLLYDLGKYYNVWHPMIMWNPHSVMFEVAWCVMLYLTVLFLEFVPVVLEKFKLVKPLKTLQKFTIPLVIAGVLLSTLHQSSLGSVFLIVPEKLHPLWYTPILPLLFFLSAVVVGPAMVIVESELSARVFRRGLELNILSELAKYLQVALFVYVGLKIQDFFVRKVVDQVFTMHYESLFMLLELGLLVGAMVILAFPKMRTNSRGLFWAGSLVVIGILLNRFNVSWIGMQRGSGATYMPALSEIGVSLFLVTAGALVFYFVCRFFPIFPAISEEDTERIESLKSRKEKRLSAQVVK